In the Streptomyces fradiae ATCC 10745 = DSM 40063 genome, ACGCGGTCGTCGTCGACCGGGAGATGCGGCGGCTCCTCGACATGGTGACCGGCGCGCTCACGGCGGGGCACCCGCGCGAGCTGCTGGAGCAGGCGGCGTTCGCCCTGCTGGACTACATCGAGACCGACACGGACGGCTTCCGCATCCTGGTGCGGGACTCGCCGGTGGCGCAGTCCACGGGTACGTTCGCGTCGCTGATCTCGGACATCGCCACGCAGGTGGAGGACATCCTGGGGCTGGAGTTCAAGGCCCGCGGATTCGACTCGAAGCTGGCGCCGCTGTACGCGCAGGCGCTGGTGGGCATGGTGGCCCTGACCGGGCAGTGGTGGCTGGACGCCCGGAAGCCGAAGAAGGCGGAGGTCGCGGCCCACCTGGTGAACCTGGCGTGGCACGGGCTGGACGGCCTGGAGGCCAAGCCCCGCCTGATAGGCCACCGCAAGTCCTGACCGGCGCCGCGGTCGCGGGGCCCGCACCCGCCCGGCCGTCCGCACCGCCGCCGCCCGCACCGCCGCCGCTCACGGCGGCGCGGGCACGGCACGAACCGCGGGCCCGTGTCCGTTGCGCACGCGCCCGGCCCCGCACCGCTCAAGGCCGCGGCCGGGCCGGCACCGCTCATGGCCGCGCCCGGCCCCGCTCCGCGCCCGGGGGCGCCGCACCGCACCGGCGGGCGGCGCCCTCGCGCTCGCGGCGACCGCACCGGCGGGGCTCCGGCACCCCGGAGGCGCGGCCGGCGCCGTTCGGCGCTCCTCAGCACTCCTTCCGGCCCACCGCGAAGACGCGGCGGTAGGGGAAGACCGTGCCGTGCGGGCCCGGCGGGTACGCCTTGCGGA is a window encoding:
- a CDS encoding TetR/AcrR family transcriptional regulator; its protein translation is MMDGVAIDGSSTSSDKPRRGRRVRMTGAERRRQLLDIGRTLFAERGFEGTSVEEIAAKAGVSKPVVYEHFGGKEGLYAVVVDREMRRLLDMVTGALTAGHPRELLEQAAFALLDYIETDTDGFRILVRDSPVAQSTGTFASLISDIATQVEDILGLEFKARGFDSKLAPLYAQALVGMVALTGQWWLDARKPKKAEVAAHLVNLAWHGLDGLEAKPRLIGHRKS